In a genomic window of Mageeibacillus indolicus UPII9-5:
- a CDS encoding tRNA (cytidine(34)-2'-O)-methyltransferase, producing MLNIVLVEPEIPYNTGAIGRTCVALGAALHLVGPMGFSIDEKQVRRAGLDYWQHLNYTFYENIVDFTAKHPDIKPFYATTKALNTYAEVSYPSETWIFFGKESAGLPEEMLLPFPERCIRIPMYPQIRSLNLSNSVAIIAYEVARQHGFPSLQATGSLHHLHW from the coding sequence ATGCTCAATATAGTTTTGGTTGAACCGGAAATTCCATATAATACTGGCGCAATCGGTCGTACCTGCGTTGCACTAGGAGCCGCTTTACATTTGGTCGGGCCGATGGGGTTCTCCATTGACGAAAAACAGGTCAGGCGGGCCGGCCTTGATTACTGGCAGCATCTCAACTACACATTTTATGAAAACATAGTCGATTTCACCGCTAAACACCCGGATATAAAACCTTTTTACGCCACAACCAAAGCTTTAAATACCTATGCGGAGGTTTCTTACCCCTCGGAAACTTGGATATTTTTCGGTAAAGAAAGTGCCGGCCTACCAGAAGAAATGCTCCTACCCTTTCCCGAGCGTTGTATACGTATCCCGATGTATCCGCAAATTCGCTCCCTAAATCTCTCCAATTCTGTAGCGATAATTGCTTATGAAGTGGCACGGCAGCATGGGTTTCCTTCCTTACAAGCCACCGGCTCACTGCATCATTTACATTGGTAA
- a CDS encoding ABC transporter ATP-binding protein: MLKIRGLNTYYGAIHALKDIDIDVNAGEIVSLVGANGAGKSTLVNTVAGTVKAASGTIEFKGEHIEKIEPHKILKRGISLSPEGREVFPALTVEENLRLGAFTVKNKIKIKKQFERCYELFPRLKERVKQQAGTLSGGEQQMLAIGRALMNEPTLLLLDEPSLGLAPNIVLQIFELIQKIAKAGLTIMLIEQNANMALKISDRAYVLENGRISMSGKADVVAHDERIRKVYLGI; the protein is encoded by the coding sequence ATGCTTAAAATAAGAGGTTTAAACACTTATTATGGAGCAATTCATGCTCTTAAAGATATCGATATAGATGTTAATGCAGGTGAGATAGTTTCACTTGTTGGAGCGAATGGGGCAGGTAAGTCTACTTTGGTAAATACAGTTGCAGGTACTGTGAAAGCTGCTTCAGGAACAATTGAATTTAAGGGTGAACATATTGAAAAAATCGAGCCTCATAAAATATTAAAAAGAGGCATAAGTCTTTCGCCCGAAGGGCGTGAGGTTTTTCCAGCGTTAACAGTTGAAGAAAATCTGCGGCTTGGTGCTTTCACTGTAAAGAACAAGATAAAAATAAAGAAACAATTTGAAAGGTGTTATGAACTTTTTCCCCGCTTGAAAGAACGTGTAAAGCAACAAGCAGGCACACTGTCTGGAGGTGAACAACAGATGCTTGCAATTGGAAGGGCGCTGATGAACGAGCCGACATTACTGTTGTTAGATGAGCCGTCACTCGGTCTTGCTCCAAACATAGTTCTACAAATTTTCGAGCTTATCCAAAAAATTGCTAAAGCGGGTTTAACAATAATGTTAATTGAACAAAATGCAAATATGGCTTTGAAGATATCTGATAGAGCATATGTTCTAGAAAATGGTCGAATTTCTATGAGTGGTAAAGCAGATGTAGTGGCACATGATGAACGAATAAGAAAAGTTTATTTAGGAATATAG
- a CDS encoding endonuclease MutS2, which translates to MIKWIKFVVAQSQLSRASVAAQLCSVVPRANPVKFYEVVMDSKTLEVLEYAKIIQQLTELSFSELGKKLVAELSPGTDLEEIAVWQTETADGVQVILQKTTPPIYGVHDLTPYLQRSRTGAAMTCRQLLLVDSFLRAVERVRGFAISDIKLQDNSYNCLMKALQPIHSLQQRLSKAIISEDEVADAASPALAQIRQQLRRAQDSVRQILEKLMKIHAKHLQEQLITMRGNRYVLPVQDVYRTNLTGIVHDTSASGHTLFVEPLEVVEANNKIRELEAAEQEEINRILAVLTSEVVAMADTLNLNQNILAKLDFITAKARYAIKLEAHPPKLNTVGKIRLLNARHPLLPLKKAVPISLALGDKIKTLLITGPNTGGKTVALKTCGLLTLMAQSGLHIPASEQSEIAICQNITVDIGDAQSIENNLSTFSSHMRQLIYMTEQAGPGTLILSDEMGSGTDPLEGAALAQAILTTWREKGAITLATTHYRELKLYALSTEGVENACCELDPDTLQPTYRILMGAVGVSHAFTISARLGLDPQIIAKAKALLSEDEQNLENIMQDLTAAKIKAEAALASAARDSAAAAAAKREAETLSDQLRNRQRAIAAEEREKARDKYGEGLREIDRLIRELSDYLDEAERRSLLKRTAKLRSEAGANYHAIENEIGAETLAGIQADVDPAGRALQLKVGEQYYAPTLDLIGKLMTLPDNKGRCKLSSGTVQITVKAATLQDVSAAPTASTNMSLADKSEFYRHKQRNSAAFKDKSSPRPSDRSNGAGKTALPLELMLLGETTLDAIELLDRHIDNSVMAGVHEIRIVHGKGTGALRKAVQDFLRRDRRVKGFRLAGYGEGDSGVTIAELK; encoded by the coding sequence TTGATAAAATGGATTAAGTTTGTCGTGGCTCAGTCACAGCTCAGTCGAGCCTCAGTCGCGGCACAGTTGTGTTCAGTTGTGCCTAGGGCAAATCCTGTAAAATTTTATGAGGTGGTTATGGACAGCAAAACTTTGGAAGTTTTGGAGTATGCCAAGATAATTCAGCAGTTGACTGAACTTTCGTTCTCTGAATTGGGCAAAAAATTGGTGGCCGAGCTCAGCCCCGGCACTGATTTGGAGGAGATTGCGGTTTGGCAAACCGAAACAGCTGACGGAGTCCAAGTGATTCTACAAAAAACCACCCCACCGATTTACGGGGTGCACGATCTGACCCCGTATTTACAACGCAGTCGCACCGGAGCGGCGATGACTTGCCGTCAACTTTTGTTGGTTGATTCTTTTTTAAGAGCGGTTGAGCGAGTTCGTGGCTTTGCGATAAGTGACATAAAGCTACAGGATAATTCATATAATTGTTTAATGAAGGCCTTGCAGCCGATTCATTCTCTGCAACAAAGGCTCAGCAAAGCCATCATCAGTGAAGATGAGGTCGCCGATGCGGCCAGTCCAGCCTTGGCTCAGATTCGTCAGCAGCTGCGTCGAGCACAAGACAGCGTGCGGCAAATTTTAGAAAAATTGATGAAGATCCATGCCAAACATCTGCAGGAACAATTGATTACGATGCGCGGTAATCGTTATGTTTTACCGGTGCAGGATGTCTATCGCACCAATCTGACCGGCATAGTTCATGATACATCGGCATCAGGCCATACCCTATTTGTCGAACCGTTAGAAGTAGTAGAAGCGAATAATAAAATTCGGGAGCTGGAGGCAGCCGAACAAGAGGAAATTAATCGTATTTTAGCCGTTCTGACATCTGAGGTAGTTGCAATGGCAGATACGTTAAACTTGAACCAGAATATTTTAGCGAAACTTGACTTTATTACCGCCAAAGCTAGGTATGCCATAAAACTTGAAGCGCATCCGCCCAAACTCAATACCGTGGGCAAAATAAGACTTTTAAATGCAAGGCATCCACTTTTGCCGCTAAAAAAAGCTGTTCCGATAAGCTTGGCCTTAGGCGACAAAATTAAAACTTTACTTATAACTGGGCCTAATACTGGAGGAAAGACTGTTGCCCTGAAGACGTGTGGTTTGTTGACTTTAATGGCACAGTCGGGTTTGCATATACCGGCATCGGAACAGAGCGAAATAGCAATTTGCCAAAATATAACGGTTGATATCGGTGACGCGCAAAGTATCGAAAACAATCTTTCAACTTTTTCTTCACATATGCGTCAGCTGATCTATATGACGGAGCAAGCCGGCCCAGGTACCTTGATTTTGTCAGACGAGATGGGTTCGGGCACCGATCCGTTGGAAGGCGCCGCCTTGGCCCAGGCCATTCTTACTACTTGGCGGGAAAAAGGTGCAATTACTCTGGCCACCACTCATTACCGTGAATTGAAACTCTATGCGTTATCTACTGAGGGTGTAGAGAATGCTTGCTGTGAGTTGGATCCGGATACGTTGCAACCGACTTATCGAATCCTCATGGGCGCAGTCGGGGTGAGCCACGCGTTTACGATCAGTGCTAGACTCGGGCTTGATCCGCAAATAATAGCCAAAGCTAAAGCTCTCTTATCAGAAGATGAGCAAAACTTGGAAAATATTATGCAAGATTTGACCGCGGCCAAAATCAAAGCGGAAGCAGCGTTGGCCTCTGCCGCGCGTGACAGTGCTGCCGCTGCCGCTGCTAAACGGGAAGCCGAGACTTTGAGCGATCAGCTGCGCAACCGTCAACGCGCAATTGCGGCGGAAGAAAGGGAAAAGGCCAGAGACAAATATGGGGAAGGTCTACGGGAGATTGATCGTTTAATTCGGGAGTTGTCTGATTATTTAGATGAAGCCGAACGCCGCTCTTTGCTCAAGCGTACAGCCAAGTTGCGAAGCGAGGCTGGAGCAAATTATCATGCGATTGAAAATGAGATTGGTGCGGAAACTTTAGCCGGCATCCAGGCTGATGTCGACCCAGCCGGACGGGCACTGCAGCTTAAAGTCGGGGAACAGTACTACGCGCCAACTTTGGATTTAATCGGTAAATTGATGACTTTGCCGGACAACAAGGGCCGTTGTAAGCTCAGCTCCGGCACTGTACAAATTACGGTTAAAGCAGCTACTTTACAAGATGTGAGCGCAGCACCGACTGCGAGTACAAATATGAGTTTGGCTGATAAGTCTGAATTTTATCGTCATAAGCAGAGAAATTCCGCTGCTTTCAAAGACAAATCAAGCCCTAGGCCTTCGGATAGATCGAATGGAGCCGGAAAAACAGCTTTGCCTTTGGAATTGATGCTTTTGGGGGAAACGACATTGGATGCCATCGAGCTTTTGGATCGGCACATCGATAATTCGGTCATGGCAGGGGTTCACGAAATCAGGATTGTTCATGGCAAGGGAACCGGAGCCTTACGTAAGGCGGTACAAGATTTTTTGCGCCGCGACCGAAGAGTGAAAGGTTTCCGCCTAGCAGGATACGGCGAGGGCGACAGCGGGGTAACAATAGCAGAGCTCAAGTGA
- the dhaK gene encoding dihydroxyacetone kinase subunit DhaK, producing the protein MKKIINCPDDVVSEALIGLALANPQLEYVPGAEVICNKQKSGNVGVVSGGGSGHEPAHAGYVGRGMLDAAVAGNVFSSPSPDRILEGIRRADSGKGVLLIIKNYSGDIMNFELAEELAKMENIEVDHVVVRDDVAVEESTYSTGRRGIAGTIFVHKIAGAKAATGATLAEVKKSAEMAIANVRSMGMAISPCTLPAVGHPGFSLNDDECEIGMGIHGEPGIEKTKMANSKELAKTLLDKILADYNFEKSRVALLVNGLGATPLMELLILNKDITEYLVKKEINVVDTLVGNYMTALDMGGCSVSLLKLNDELEELLAAPCDTAALKRG; encoded by the coding sequence ATGAAAAAAATAATTAATTGTCCGGATGACGTCGTATCTGAAGCTTTGATCGGGCTAGCTTTAGCTAACCCACAATTGGAGTATGTTCCGGGAGCGGAAGTTATATGCAATAAACAAAAAAGCGGAAACGTCGGTGTTGTCTCTGGGGGTGGTTCTGGACATGAGCCAGCTCATGCTGGATATGTCGGTCGTGGAATGCTTGATGCAGCTGTTGCAGGCAATGTATTTTCTTCACCGAGTCCTGACAGAATTCTAGAAGGAATTAGGAGAGCTGATTCAGGCAAAGGTGTGCTTCTTATAATCAAGAACTACTCAGGGGATATAATGAACTTTGAATTGGCTGAAGAATTGGCAAAAATGGAAAATATTGAAGTTGATCATGTTGTTGTACGTGATGATGTTGCAGTAGAGGAAAGTACATATTCCACTGGCAGGAGAGGAATTGCAGGGACGATATTTGTACACAAAATAGCAGGTGCAAAGGCAGCAACTGGAGCAACTTTAGCAGAGGTGAAAAAATCAGCTGAGATGGCTATAGCGAATGTGCGTTCCATGGGGATGGCAATTTCACCTTGTACATTGCCAGCAGTAGGACATCCTGGTTTTTCATTAAATGATGATGAATGTGAAATCGGTATGGGCATCCATGGCGAGCCTGGAATTGAAAAAACCAAAATGGCAAATAGCAAAGAATTGGCTAAAACTTTGCTTGATAAAATTTTGGCAGACTACAATTTTGAAAAATCTAGAGTTGCATTATTAGTTAATGGATTGGGCGCAACGCCTTTGATGGAGCTATTAATTCTTAACAAAGATATTACTGAATATCTGGTAAAAAAAGAAATAAACGTGGTTGATACACTAGTCGGGAACTATATGACAGCTTTGGATATGGGCGGATGTTCAGTTTCTTTGCTTAAGTTAAATGATGAATTGGAAGAACTGTTGGCGGCACCTTGTGATACCGCAGCTTTGAAGAGAGGTTAA
- a CDS encoding CDP-alcohol phosphatidyltransferase family protein: MTWKKQLTVPNILTTLRLLAIPVMAWCIYSDYNRYYTFVIFAAIWLTDCIDGYVARHFNQVSDLGKVLDPLVDKLFQLTTATMMFVVGKLPLWVPIFMFAKEVVMIVGGAILWHRRTVVNSQWFGKLATVLFAAAFASLFFLPHEKSYLSNYIFVVPIAASALALVKYAFFYLDSIWRHRAKDS; encoded by the coding sequence ATGACTTGGAAAAAACAACTAACCGTACCTAACATTTTGACGACACTGAGGCTTTTGGCCATACCTGTGATGGCTTGGTGTATTTATTCGGATTATAACCGTTACTATACGTTTGTCATTTTTGCCGCTATTTGGCTGACCGACTGTATAGATGGTTATGTCGCGCGACATTTTAACCAAGTTTCTGATTTGGGTAAGGTACTGGACCCTTTAGTTGATAAGCTTTTTCAGCTAACCACGGCGACGATGATGTTTGTGGTCGGCAAGTTGCCGCTATGGGTTCCGATTTTTATGTTCGCCAAAGAAGTCGTCATGATTGTAGGTGGGGCGATTTTGTGGCATCGGCGTACCGTTGTCAATTCACAATGGTTTGGTAAGTTGGCTACGGTTTTATTTGCTGCTGCCTTCGCTTCGTTGTTTTTTCTGCCGCATGAAAAATCGTATTTGTCTAATTATATTTTCGTTGTCCCAATAGCTGCGTCGGCGTTGGCTTTAGTTAAATATGCTTTTTTTTATCTAGACAGTATTTGGCGGCATCGCGCCAAAGACAGCTGA
- a CDS encoding DUF1836 domain-containing protein: MHPIFSELKNFVLPSWEELPNKKMYGEELSRYVNNLMLPLQNERIHLTTTMIQNYLKWNLLPPVEGRKYDRTHLAWCICITLYKRIIPLKDVATGIMLQQKFMNVADAYNKLSEFINNGFKAMLHSLEENDGVLRLPQLYVNQATMSLALSANTFVLQCFLDCIVAGGGLGLATSDKFVQNDSVITMKTNKYNKESR; the protein is encoded by the coding sequence ATGCATCCGATATTCAGTGAATTGAAAAATTTTGTTTTGCCGTCATGGGAAGAATTACCAAATAAAAAAATGTACGGTGAAGAGCTGAGCCGTTATGTGAATAATTTGATGCTGCCTTTGCAAAATGAACGCATTCATTTAACGACAACTATGATTCAAAATTATTTGAAGTGGAATTTATTGCCGCCGGTAGAAGGTCGAAAATATGATCGTACCCATCTGGCTTGGTGCATCTGTATCACCTTGTACAAGCGGATAATCCCTCTAAAAGATGTTGCCACTGGCATTATGTTGCAACAGAAATTCATGAATGTTGCCGATGCATACAATAAATTAAGTGAGTTCATCAATAACGGGTTCAAAGCAATGTTGCACTCATTAGAAGAAAATGATGGTGTTCTCAGGTTGCCACAGCTGTACGTAAACCAAGCTACCATGTCATTGGCTTTGAGCGCGAACACGTTCGTTTTGCAATGCTTTTTAGACTGTATAGTTGCTGGTGGCGGCTTGGGACTGGCGACGAGTGACAAATTTGTGCAGAACGACTCCGTTATAACTATGAAAACTAATAAGTACAATAAGGAAAGCAGGTAA
- a CDS encoding GntR family transcriptional regulator codes for MSSTISDKIYKDIVKSIVEGEINQATLLTERGLVEKYKVSKSPVREALVKLCNQQILLSLPRYGYRVYLTDRKYLLSIIHFRLQIETSYLEENFDIFTSQDYKRIRQTIIPLDKTAIKTPMEYWQKTSEFHLALAKTYQDPFMLDSLRSILEKQLITFSNLYWNNWTEISDRKFVDQHSDILNAIEERNLEKALYYLRLDINSF; via the coding sequence ATGTCATCAACAATTAGTGATAAAATATATAAAGATATCGTGAAATCCATAGTTGAAGGAGAAATAAATCAGGCTACTCTTTTGACAGAAAGAGGATTGGTTGAGAAATATAAAGTTAGTAAATCACCGGTTCGTGAAGCCTTAGTTAAGTTATGCAACCAACAAATCCTCCTAAGTTTGCCGCGCTACGGCTACCGTGTTTATTTAACAGATCGCAAGTATTTGTTGAGTATAATTCATTTTCGCCTACAAATAGAAACAAGCTATTTAGAAGAAAATTTTGATATATTCACTTCTCAGGACTATAAACGAATCCGTCAAACAATTATTCCTCTGGATAAAACCGCAATAAAAACGCCTATGGAATATTGGCAAAAAACCAGTGAATTTCATCTGGCTTTGGCCAAAACTTATCAGGATCCTTTTATGCTGGATTCACTTCGGTCTATTTTAGAAAAGCAGTTGATAACATTCTCAAATTTATATTGGAATAACTGGACAGAAATATCTGATCGAAAGTTTGTTGATCAACACAGCGATATTCTAAATGCAATTGAAGAACGCAACTTGGAAAAAGCACTTTATTATTTGCGTCTGGATATTAATTCATTTTAA
- the pfkA gene encoding 6-phosphofructokinase, which yields MAEGTEFSERETKTIGVLTSGGDAPGMNAAIRAVVRYGIHQGYQVLGINRGYHGLCRGEIMELTKHDVSEKLQKGGTFLMTARSKSFMTPEGLAQAVSMSKVFKIDCLVVIGGDGSFRGAENLAKEGLPVIGIPGTIDNDIGCTEYTIGYDTAMNTAMECIDRLKDTASSHERCSVIEVMGRHAGYIALNVGICCGAEVVLLPEDPGEFDQVVIKRLLECRNAGKNHYVVVVAEGAGSAVDIAKKIEEKTGISSRATVLGHLQRGGSPTVRDRLTASLMGVRAVECINQNRLNRVIVERNGRVDDLDIFEALAITKNLDEKVLAYAESIAL from the coding sequence ATGGCTGAAGGAACAGAATTCTCGGAAAGAGAAACTAAGACAATCGGTGTTCTGACAAGTGGCGGAGATGCGCCAGGTATGAATGCGGCGATAAGGGCTGTTGTACGTTACGGCATACATCAAGGCTATCAGGTTTTGGGCATAAATCGCGGTTATCACGGTCTTTGCCGTGGCGAAATAATGGAATTGACCAAACATGACGTTTCGGAAAAGCTACAAAAGGGTGGAACGTTTTTGATGACAGCTCGCAGCAAATCTTTCATGACTCCCGAGGGGCTGGCGCAAGCCGTATCGATGTCTAAAGTTTTTAAAATTGACTGCTTGGTGGTAATCGGCGGTGACGGGTCTTTCCGTGGGGCTGAGAATTTGGCCAAGGAAGGTTTGCCAGTTATCGGCATTCCGGGCACAATCGATAACGACATCGGTTGTACGGAATACACAATTGGCTACGATACTGCTATGAATACGGCCATGGAATGTATTGACCGTTTGAAAGACACCGCATCTTCCCATGAACGTTGCTCTGTCATTGAAGTAATGGGGCGCCACGCCGGTTACATCGCTCTTAACGTCGGCATTTGCTGCGGCGCGGAAGTGGTACTTTTGCCTGAGGATCCCGGCGAATTCGATCAAGTCGTGATTAAACGTCTGTTGGAGTGCCGTAATGCAGGAAAAAATCACTATGTCGTAGTTGTTGCCGAAGGAGCCGGAAGTGCAGTTGACATTGCCAAAAAGATTGAAGAAAAGACCGGTATTTCTTCCCGCGCTACAGTGCTCGGCCATTTGCAACGCGGCGGCAGTCCAACGGTAAGAGATCGTTTGACGGCTAGTTTGATGGGTGTTCGTGCTGTAGAATGCATTAACCAAAACAGACTCAATCGAGTAATTGTTGAGCGCAATGGTCGAGTTGATGATTTAGATATATTTGAAGCTTTGGCAATCACTAAGAATTTGGATGAAAAAGTTTTGGCTTACGCTGAAAGTATTGCTTTGTAA
- a CDS encoding uroporphyrinogen decarboxylase family protein → MDRKELMTRYLDGGKLDRVPVSFWYHFVSFHDHHCGLTDPTVLPRVIAGQKKAYLDMKPDLVKIMSDGFFGHPAMTEGLISTTDDVKRISRCGENHPWIVKQVEYVSEITNFVNGEAFTYYNIFSPLQYIRLKFEEYDEDMEKFCRLFRSDPEAMEAAGREIAADVSVLIDKLFSETKVDGIYYSVQSLQDKSLGKDFHDKYVRPLDLLILDKILKYTDNIILHICGYGNYTNDLRLYRDYPAKIFNWATHSEHVSLKEGKEILEHNMVLGGFDNSQGSILYSGSYDDLKKYVYELLDSAGTDGVILGADCTISADIDKNRLEYIRKIAQEYVSEH, encoded by the coding sequence ATGGATAGAAAAGAATTAATGACAAGATATTTGGATGGAGGCAAGTTAGACAGAGTCCCGGTGTCATTTTGGTATCATTTTGTATCATTTCACGATCATCACTGTGGTTTAACAGATCCTACAGTTCTGCCTCGGGTTATAGCAGGGCAAAAAAAAGCTTATCTGGATATGAAACCTGACCTCGTTAAAATTATGTCTGACGGCTTTTTCGGGCATCCTGCGATGACCGAAGGACTGATCTCTACTACAGATGATGTGAAAAGAATTTCAAGATGTGGCGAGAATCATCCATGGATTGTAAAGCAGGTTGAATACGTAAGTGAAATCACCAATTTTGTTAATGGAGAAGCTTTTACTTATTATAATATTTTTTCTCCATTGCAATATATTCGCCTAAAATTTGAGGAATATGATGAAGACATGGAAAAGTTTTGTCGCCTTTTTCGTTCCGATCCTGAAGCAATGGAAGCGGCAGGCAGAGAAATTGCGGCAGATGTGTCGGTTTTGATAGACAAACTTTTTTCAGAAACAAAGGTTGACGGTATTTACTACAGCGTTCAGTCCTTACAGGATAAAAGTTTGGGTAAAGACTTTCATGATAAGTATGTGCGTCCGCTCGATTTACTGATTTTGGACAAAATACTGAAGTATACCGATAACATAATTTTGCATATTTGCGGCTATGGTAATTATACCAACGATCTTAGACTATATCGTGATTATCCTGCTAAAATCTTTAACTGGGCCACTCACTCTGAACATGTTTCACTCAAAGAAGGAAAAGAAATTTTGGAACACAATATGGTGTTGGGCGGTTTTGATAATAGCCAGGGATCAATATTGTATTCTGGAAGCTATGATGATCTGAAAAAATATGTTTATGAGTTGTTGGATTCAGCCGGAACGGACGGAGTTATTTTAGGGGCAGACTGCACTATTAGTGCTGATATAGACAAAAATCGTTTGGAGTATATTCGGAAAATAGCTCAAGAGTATGTCAGCGAACATTAG
- the dhaL gene encoding dihydroxyacetone kinase subunit DhaL yields MMKITGKIYAEYLAEAYQYIHDKGDYITELDSATGDGDHWSNMDMGFHRLAEMKFELADMPMDQLLKKVGMTMMSVIGGSSGVLYGGAYIAASKVVAGKNELSLAELCDVLNAMLTDIQERGKAKPGMKTMIDALAPAVERFKLGLVNKENIESIFSEIKQVAADGAEATKGMEAVKGRASYQKNKGVGHLDPGAVTMSYQIGVLCDVISKEIKAE; encoded by the coding sequence ATGATGAAAATTACAGGTAAAATTTACGCGGAATATTTAGCTGAAGCCTATCAATATATTCATGATAAGGGTGACTATATAACTGAATTGGATTCAGCAACTGGAGATGGAGATCATTGGAGCAATATGGACATGGGCTTTCATAGATTGGCGGAAATGAAATTCGAACTTGCCGATATGCCGATGGATCAGTTGCTGAAGAAAGTTGGTATGACAATGATGTCGGTTATTGGTGGTTCTTCAGGTGTTTTGTATGGCGGAGCATATATTGCAGCATCAAAGGTTGTTGCCGGCAAAAATGAATTGAGTTTAGCCGAGTTATGCGATGTTTTAAATGCTATGCTTACAGATATTCAAGAACGAGGTAAAGCGAAACCTGGGATGAAAACTATGATTGATGCTTTAGCACCGGCAGTAGAAAGATTTAAGCTAGGTCTAGTCAACAAGGAAAATATTGAATCAATTTTTTCTGAAATTAAACAAGTTGCGGCAGATGGAGCTGAAGCAACAAAAGGAATGGAAGCGGTTAAAGGTAGAGCAAGTTATCAAAAAAACAAGGGTGTAGGCCATTTGGATCCTGGTGCAGTAACCATGTCATATCAGATAGGCGTATTGTGTGACGTAATTTCGAAGGAGATTAAAGCTGAATAA
- a CDS encoding uroporphyrinogen decarboxylase family protein — protein MNRRELLDRLLNHEEVPRVPCGFWHHFILGADQFAGLERPDVLEKAYQGHLKYFNTVQPDIMKLMNEGFFGYPPIMGKRFEDKEDLLSIKALGPDHPWIERQVEHVKRLVDAFHDEVYCFYNIFSPLQMLRIRFDFLDLDYRRFVELAEKYPREMLEAGKEMQKDVMSLVKRLFHEAGIDGIYYCVQNIQSKLYDESMYAEIIKPIELPVLELANSISNSNILHICGYAGSVNNFAYYKDYKAKVFNWSVSTDKVSLDEGRKFFKAEAVLGGFPNTPDSLIDCGDKEELRDFALRLIKNNGFKDYIMGADCSVPNDIDDTRLRFIRDCCHEFAQEYFKG, from the coding sequence ATGAACAGAAGAGAACTTTTAGATCGCTTGCTTAATCATGAAGAGGTACCTCGTGTACCGTGCGGTTTTTGGCATCACTTTATCCTTGGAGCTGATCAATTCGCAGGATTGGAACGTCCGGATGTTCTAGAAAAGGCATATCAAGGCCATTTGAAATATTTCAATACAGTACAGCCGGATATTATGAAATTGATGAATGAAGGTTTTTTTGGTTATCCTCCGATTATGGGCAAGCGTTTCGAAGATAAGGAAGATTTACTGAGTATAAAAGCACTTGGGCCAGATCATCCATGGATAGAGCGACAAGTCGAACATGTGAAACGTTTAGTTGACGCATTCCATGATGAAGTATATTGCTTTTATAACATTTTTTCACCTTTGCAGATGTTGCGTATACGTTTTGATTTTTTAGATTTGGATTATAGGCGATTTGTTGAACTTGCGGAAAAGTATCCCAGAGAAATGCTTGAAGCAGGAAAAGAAATGCAAAAAGATGTTATGTCTTTAGTAAAAAGATTATTTCATGAAGCTGGAATAGATGGTATTTACTATTGTGTACAAAACATTCAAAGTAAATTATATGACGAATCAATGTATGCGGAAATTATTAAGCCAATTGAACTTCCTGTATTAGAATTGGCTAATTCAATAAGCAACAGCAATATACTACATATTTGTGGTTATGCAGGTAGTGTAAATAATTTCGCTTATTACAAAGACTACAAAGCTAAGGTATTTAATTGGTCGGTCAGTACAGATAAAGTTAGTTTGGATGAAGGAAGAAAATTTTTCAAAGCTGAAGCTGTTTTAGGCGGATTCCCGAATACTCCTGATTCACTTATTGATTGTGGTGATAAAGAAGAGTTAAGAGATTTTGCGCTAAGGTTGATCAAAAATAATGGATTTAAAGACTATATCATGGGAGCTGATTGTTCAGTTCCAAACGATATTGATGATACGAGACTGAGATTTATTCGTGATTGTTGTCATGAATTTGCACAGGAGTATTTCAAAGGATAA